A genome region from Triticum aestivum cultivar Chinese Spring chromosome 2B, IWGSC CS RefSeq v2.1, whole genome shotgun sequence includes the following:
- the LOC123040437 gene encoding transcription termination factor MTERF5, chloroplastic: MIRLRSCVLTHLLSSPSAPPTPFRLHRLLSAVPLAVPPNPSFAVEDYLVATCGLTRPQAVKASAKLPRLKSPANPDAVLAFLAGLGLSAADVAAVIARDPRSLCASVERTLAPVVVGLSDLGLSRSDIARLASLAVHRFRKEDTVSKLQYYLHLFGSSENLLRAMKFCDFLSHSLEKVVKPNVVFLRECGLGACDIAKLCIQRPRMITANLQHLQAMVACAENIGVPRGSGMFRHALHAVAFMSEAEITARVEYLKSTFTWTDAEVGIAVSRAPLMLTRSKESLQRRSEFFISEVGLEPSYIAQQSVLLGYSLEARLRPRYYAVKFLKENGLLKRDPSYCTVFKETEKVFRENFICPHKEAAPHLEEDYDAACKGEVPTNFRFT, encoded by the coding sequence atgatCCGCCTCCGCAGCTGCGTCCTcacccacctcctctcctctccctccgcgccgcccaCCCCATtccgtctccaccgcctcctctCCGCGGTCCCGCTAGCcgtccccccaaaccctagcttcGCCGTCGAGGACTACCTCGTCGCCACCTGCGGCCTCACCCGACCACAGGCCGTCAAGGCCTCCGCCAAGCTCCCCCGCCTCAAGTCCCCCGCCAACCCCGACGCCGTGctcgccttcctcgccggcctcggcctctccgCCGCCGATGTCGCCGCGGTCATCGCCAGGGACCCCAGGTCACTCTGCGCCAGCGTGGAGAGAACCCTGGCGCCCGTCGTCGTCGGGCTCTCTGACCTCGGGCTATCGCGCTCCGACATTGCGCGCCTTGCCTCGCTCGCCGTCCACAGATTCCGCAAAGAAGACACAGTCTCCAAGCTGCAGTACTACCTGCACCTTTTCGGCTCCTCGGAAAACCTCCTACGGGCCATGAAGTTCTGCGATTTCCTCTCGCACAGCCTCGAGAAGGTGGTCAAGCCCAATGTCGTCTTCCTGCGTGAGTGCGGGTTAGGTGCTTGCGATATTGCCAAGCTGTGCATCCAAAGACCGAGGATGATCACCGCCAACCTGCAGCATCTCCAGGCGATGGTGGCATGCGCCGAAAACATAGGTGTGCCCCGTGGTTCTGGGATGTTCAGGCACGCGCTGCATGCCGTTGCGTTCATGAGCGAGGCGGAGATTACAGCCAGAGTGGAGTACCTGAAGAGCACCTTCACGTGGACCGATGCTGAGGTGGGCATTGCTGTTTCTAGGGCTCCATTGATGCTGACAAGGTCCAAGGAATCGCTGCAGCGTAGGTCTGAGTTCTTTATCTCCGAGGTGGGCTTGGAACCGTCCTACATTGCTCAGCAGTCGGTATTACTCGGTTACAGCCTAGAGGCCCGGCTCAGGCCCCGGTACTACGCTGTAAAGTTTCTCAAGGAAAATGGATTGCTCAAGCGCGACCCGAGCTACTGTACTGTTTTCAAGGAGACTGAGAAGGTATTCAGGGAGAATTTTATATGCCCTCACAAGGAAGCTGCACCACACCTCGAAGAGGACTATGATGCCGCCTGTAAAGGAGAAGTGCCGACTAATTTCAGATTCACATGA